From a single Labrenzia sp. PHM005 genomic region:
- a CDS encoding L-fucose/L-arabinose isomerase family protein, with amino-acid sequence MKLGLLPLGRPTFDVPFAESKLAAMLSAVDACGHEVVGARTLLFDEAATLAAIENLKQENVDQVLILQVTFTDASMAVAAANAFSQPLSIWAVPEPREGGRLRLNAFCGLNLAAHALGLNDRAFSWLYADPDGSIAPDLAALLSGERPAGKLGAGAVPSTDSEGEAVAAALKGRRIARIGEHPEGFDTCAYDPKRIDQLAGVAVEALELETLFDTARQAEAADVAELRQKLDSQVSNADDVDKDQLDRSLRLKLGLDSIRNSGEFDAFAIRCWPETFTEYGGAVCGPAAMMGEAKVPCACEADVYGALTQLLLMEAAQAPVFLTDLVDVDCEDGTAVVWHCGQAPLSMCDPAVKATATVHTNRKQPLLYQFPLKPGEVTLVRVSQSFNEPKLVLSYGEMLARPAAYTGTSGVLRFDRPASDVLADLIASGLEHHMALAYGDHRQTLRAAAGALDLPLLEI; translated from the coding sequence ATGAAACTTGGTTTGCTGCCCCTTGGGCGTCCAACCTTTGATGTGCCGTTTGCGGAGAGCAAACTGGCGGCCATGTTGTCAGCCGTTGACGCTTGCGGACATGAGGTGGTGGGGGCGCGGACGCTGTTGTTCGATGAAGCTGCCACCCTTGCTGCGATCGAGAACCTGAAACAAGAGAATGTCGATCAGGTTCTGATCCTACAGGTGACCTTCACCGATGCGAGCATGGCTGTTGCGGCTGCAAATGCGTTTTCTCAGCCGCTGTCCATATGGGCAGTGCCGGAGCCGCGGGAAGGTGGCCGCTTGCGGTTGAATGCCTTTTGCGGTCTCAATCTGGCTGCTCATGCGCTCGGGCTGAATGACCGGGCCTTCTCGTGGCTTTATGCGGACCCGGATGGGAGCATCGCTCCTGATCTTGCTGCTCTGCTGTCCGGGGAACGCCCCGCTGGGAAGCTTGGTGCGGGTGCTGTGCCGAGCACGGACTCCGAAGGTGAAGCCGTGGCTGCGGCCTTGAAAGGCCGGCGGATCGCCCGGATTGGCGAACACCCGGAAGGATTTGATACCTGCGCATACGACCCCAAGAGGATTGATCAGCTCGCGGGTGTTGCGGTCGAAGCACTGGAGTTGGAAACCCTGTTCGACACGGCCCGCCAGGCCGAGGCGGCCGATGTCGCGGAGCTGCGCCAAAAACTCGACAGCCAAGTGTCCAATGCGGATGATGTCGACAAAGATCAACTCGACCGGTCTTTGCGCTTGAAACTGGGCCTCGACAGCATTCGCAATTCTGGCGAATTCGATGCGTTTGCGATCCGGTGCTGGCCGGAAACCTTCACAGAATATGGCGGCGCGGTTTGTGGACCTGCAGCGATGATGGGGGAGGCAAAAGTGCCCTGCGCCTGCGAAGCAGATGTTTATGGGGCTTTGACCCAACTGCTTTTGATGGAAGCAGCACAAGCGCCGGTTTTTCTGACAGATCTCGTGGACGTTGATTGTGAAGACGGCACCGCTGTGGTCTGGCACTGTGGCCAGGCGCCGCTGTCGATGTGTGATCCGGCGGTTAAAGCGACCGCAACCGTTCACACAAATCGCAAGCAGCCGCTGCTTTATCAATTTCCGTTGAAACCGGGTGAGGTGACCCTTGTCCGGGTCAGCCAGTCGTTCAACGAGCCGAAGCTGGTGTTGTCATATGGCGAAATGCTCGCCCGTCCGGCAGCTTATACCGGCACGTCGGGTGTTCTGCGGTTTGACCGGCCGGCCTCCGATGTTCTGGCTGATCTGATTGCTTCCGGATTGGAACACCACATGGCTCTTGCTTATGGCGACCACCGGCAAACGCTCCGGGCTGCGGCAGGGGCGCTTGATTTGCCCCTTCTTGAGATTTGA
- a CDS encoding aldose epimerase family protein gives MDVFGEMPDGIPVKRISLEGGGLTASFLTYGTVLQDLRLEGHAKPLVLGFETFDPYLTKSPYFGATAGRYANRIRDGHLEIDGNTYQLDRNFLGKHALHGGAVSMGKRLWHLEDSSKNAAVFAIDLADGEMGFPGKLKAKARFSLLEGGVLDVVYSATTDAPTLCNLAHHSYFNLGSDTVLEHQLQINAGYYLPVNEELIPTGEIAPVEGTPFDFRKPAPVAQGGPSGTFDHNFCISPDHLQLRDVAVLRNPSSGVTMRCRTTEPGLQIYDGARIDIDEPGLGGMKMGAHAGIALEPQIWPDAPHHPDFPSALLRPGETYRQHSQYIFELDRP, from the coding sequence ATGGACGTGTTTGGCGAGATGCCTGACGGGATACCCGTCAAGCGCATTTCACTTGAAGGTGGCGGTCTGACTGCTTCGTTCCTAACCTACGGCACAGTTCTTCAAGACCTCAGGTTGGAAGGTCATGCCAAGCCGCTGGTGTTGGGGTTCGAGACGTTTGATCCCTATCTGACCAAATCCCCCTATTTTGGGGCAACTGCGGGCCGGTATGCCAACCGGATCCGTGATGGCCACCTTGAGATCGACGGCAATACCTATCAGTTGGACCGGAATTTTCTGGGCAAACATGCGCTTCATGGCGGTGCGGTCAGTATGGGAAAGCGCCTGTGGCACCTGGAGGACAGCTCTAAGAATGCCGCCGTATTTGCCATTGACCTTGCAGATGGCGAGATGGGGTTTCCGGGAAAACTCAAGGCCAAGGCCAGGTTTTCGCTTCTGGAAGGTGGTGTACTGGATGTCGTTTATTCAGCAACGACCGATGCACCGACGTTGTGCAATCTGGCCCATCACAGCTACTTCAATCTCGGCAGTGACACGGTTCTCGAACATCAGCTGCAAATCAACGCTGGCTATTATCTGCCGGTCAATGAAGAGCTGATCCCGACAGGAGAGATTGCTCCGGTTGAAGGAACACCCTTCGACTTCCGCAAGCCGGCGCCAGTTGCACAAGGCGGACCTTCTGGAACCTTCGATCACAATTTCTGTATCAGCCCTGATCACCTGCAACTGCGTGATGTTGCGGTCCTTCGTAATCCGTCCTCTGGGGTAACCATGCGATGCAGAACCACTGAGCCGGGTCTTCAAATCTATGACGGCGCCCGGATTGATATCGATGAGCCGGGTCTTGGCGGCATGAAAATGGGCGCGCATGCAGGTATCGCCCTGGAGCCGCAAATTTGGCCGGATGCGCCGCATCACCCTGACTTTCCATCTGCCTTGCTGCGCCCCGGCGAAACATACCGGCAGCATAGCCAATATATTTTCGAACTGGATAGACCATGA
- a CDS encoding PfkB family carbohydrate kinase, translating to MRELPSGLYGVVMTRVLCIGSAVVDFTFTFDQLPDRAEKYVARSAEVVGGGIAANAAIAVARLGGTALLGAQLGDDTIGETILSGLRAENVDVSLVSRAAGGRSSYSSVYIDAQGERQIVNFRGEGLHLDGNSFEGAADINAVLVDTRLPEAALAGLQLARSHGIPGILDGEAPVDSRLIAEASHVAFSRQGLEAVMPGRDPDEALDEIAVRHNNWVCMTDGANGVRHKTPGGIAHTPAFQVTAIDTLGAGDVWHGAFALALGENQTVEDAVRFASAAAALKCTWPGGRNGTPDRTAVTQFLKENSQ from the coding sequence GTGCGTGAGCTTCCCAGTGGCCTCTATGGTGTTGTCATGACCCGTGTCCTGTGCATCGGCTCCGCTGTGGTCGATTTCACGTTCACCTTCGACCAGTTGCCGGATCGGGCTGAGAAGTATGTGGCACGCTCTGCTGAAGTGGTCGGCGGAGGTATTGCCGCGAACGCTGCCATTGCCGTGGCCCGATTGGGCGGGACTGCCTTGCTCGGGGCGCAACTTGGCGACGATACCATCGGCGAGACGATCCTTTCCGGGCTCCGTGCGGAAAACGTTGATGTTTCGCTCGTCAGTCGGGCTGCAGGTGGCCGCTCGTCCTATTCCTCTGTTTACATCGACGCGCAAGGCGAGCGCCAGATCGTCAATTTCCGCGGCGAGGGCCTCCATCTGGATGGCAACTCCTTTGAGGGCGCGGCAGATATTAATGCGGTTTTGGTCGACACCCGGCTGCCGGAAGCCGCGCTTGCCGGTTTGCAACTGGCGCGATCACACGGCATTCCGGGAATTCTGGACGGTGAAGCGCCGGTCGATTCCCGCCTGATCGCTGAGGCCAGCCATGTGGCCTTTTCCCGGCAGGGACTTGAAGCCGTGATGCCGGGGCGTGATCCAGATGAAGCTCTAGACGAGATCGCAGTACGTCATAACAACTGGGTTTGCATGACTGACGGTGCGAACGGCGTTCGTCACAAGACGCCCGGCGGCATCGCGCATACTCCCGCTTTTCAAGTGACAGCTATCGATACCTTGGGCGCCGGCGATGTCTGGCATGGCGCCTTTGCGCTCGCGCTTGGTGAAAATCAGACCGTTGAAGATGCGGTCCGCTTTGCCAGTGCTGCTGCAGCGCTCAAATGCACCTGGCCCGGCGGCCGGAATGGAACCCCTGATCGCACTGCGGTCACCCAATTTCTAAAGGAGAACTCCCAATGA
- a CDS encoding FAD-dependent oxidoreductase, whose product MQATDTTNPEYFHKVVDCQYACPAHTPVPAYIRLIAQQKYTDAYLINWESNVFPGVLGRTCDRPCEPACRRGRVEEEPVAICRLKRVAADFKDEVASMLPKAGPPNGKKIALIGGGPASLTVARDLAPLGYELHLYDEQAKGGGFMRSQIPSFRLPESVLDEEIGYVLDMGIKTVFNTYVDSMAEMLTKGYDAIFVGSGAPRGRDLPKLPGRKEADANIHIGINWLANVAFEHTKQIGKRVIVLGGGNTAMDCCRTSRRLGGEDVKVIVRSPFADMKASPWEKEDAVHEGIPIIDNHVPREFVIEDGKLVGMTFDKVEAVYSDDGKRELVPTGEEPEFFPCDDVLIAIGQENAFPWIEKETGIRFTSWGTPIINDDETFQSTRKEVFFGGDSAFGPSNIITAVAHGHKAAVSIDLYCQGKDLSKRPPPNVTLVGQKMGIHEWSYDSIPITDERKTVPLEDLKKSLSDRLVEVELGFDPETAFIEAERCLNCDAQTVFTDVNCIECDACTDVCPTSCITFTQNAPEGELRNKLLVPAENTDQDLFVSGTLPTGRVLVKDEDVCLHCGLCAERCPTAAWDMQMFFYNMAKAAPNLVDFK is encoded by the coding sequence GTGCAAGCCACCGATACGACGAACCCGGAATACTTCCACAAAGTCGTCGACTGCCAATATGCCTGCCCGGCGCATACGCCCGTGCCAGCCTATATCCGCCTAATAGCCCAGCAAAAGTATACAGACGCCTATCTGATCAATTGGGAAAGCAATGTCTTTCCTGGTGTGCTGGGCCGTACCTGTGACCGGCCTTGTGAACCTGCATGCCGGCGCGGTCGCGTTGAAGAAGAGCCCGTTGCGATCTGCCGTTTGAAGCGGGTAGCGGCGGACTTCAAAGACGAAGTTGCTAGTATGCTTCCAAAAGCAGGTCCGCCCAATGGCAAAAAGATCGCGCTGATTGGCGGGGGACCTGCGTCGCTAACTGTGGCCCGCGATTTGGCTCCACTTGGCTACGAGCTGCATCTCTACGACGAACAGGCCAAAGGCGGCGGCTTCATGCGCAGCCAGATCCCTTCGTTCCGATTGCCGGAAAGCGTGCTCGACGAAGAGATCGGTTATGTTCTCGATATGGGCATCAAGACCGTTTTCAACACCTATGTTGACAGCATGGCGGAGATGCTGACCAAGGGATATGACGCGATCTTCGTTGGGTCCGGAGCGCCGCGTGGGCGTGATCTGCCCAAGCTGCCCGGCCGCAAAGAAGCTGATGCAAATATCCATATCGGAATTAACTGGCTGGCCAATGTCGCTTTTGAACACACCAAGCAAATTGGCAAGCGCGTCATTGTGCTCGGTGGCGGGAACACCGCCATGGACTGTTGCCGGACGTCGCGCCGGCTGGGCGGGGAAGACGTGAAGGTCATCGTTCGCAGCCCGTTTGCGGATATGAAAGCATCGCCTTGGGAGAAAGAAGACGCCGTTCACGAAGGTATTCCGATCATCGACAATCACGTTCCGCGTGAGTTTGTAATCGAAGATGGCAAACTTGTCGGCATGACGTTCGACAAGGTCGAAGCGGTCTACAGTGATGATGGAAAACGTGAGCTGGTGCCGACCGGTGAGGAGCCGGAGTTTTTCCCTTGCGATGATGTGCTGATTGCGATTGGCCAGGAAAACGCATTCCCCTGGATCGAAAAGGAAACGGGCATCCGGTTCACTAGCTGGGGAACACCGATCATCAACGATGACGAGACGTTCCAATCCACCCGCAAGGAAGTGTTTTTTGGCGGGGATTCGGCCTTTGGCCCCTCGAACATCATCACGGCCGTTGCGCACGGTCACAAAGCGGCGGTGTCTATCGACCTTTACTGCCAAGGAAAGGATCTTTCCAAACGGCCGCCGCCGAATGTCACCTTGGTGGGTCAGAAGATGGGCATCCACGAATGGAGTTACGATTCCATTCCCATCACCGACGAACGCAAGACCGTCCCGCTGGAGGATCTCAAAAAGTCCCTGAGCGACAGGTTGGTTGAGGTCGAACTGGGCTTTGATCCTGAAACTGCCTTTATTGAAGCGGAACGCTGCCTGAATTGTGATGCGCAAACGGTCTTTACAGATGTCAATTGCATCGAGTGCGATGCGTGCACGGATGTATGCCCGACAAGCTGCATAACTTTCACGCAAAACGCTCCGGAAGGGGAACTGCGGAACAAGCTTCTGGTTCCAGCCGAGAACACAGATCAGGACCTGTTTGTCTCAGGCACGCTGCCTACAGGGCGAGTGCTGGTCAAAGATGAGGATGTTTGCCTGCACTGCGGTTTGTGCGCGGAACGCTGCCCAACGGCGGCCTGGGACATGCAGATGTTCTTCTACAACATGGCAAAAGCGGCGCCCAACCTGGTGGACTTCAAATGA
- a CDS encoding TetR/AcrR family transcriptional regulator: protein MLKAAVGVLIEHGLSKTTTLEVQKQAAVSRGALLHHFPTHADLLSKTVNELVTLNEQAVWTEAAKLEHLTDPIAKPIWILANAYAHPSFGAELELWVASRSDPTLRKALRAAEKDAVEDHDRVLAKLFGELPDQPGGQKVIFLTIEFVRGLAVSTLLRNDPRLRNRLIEDWIETVKNLLKSETK, encoded by the coding sequence ATCCTAAAAGCCGCTGTCGGGGTCCTGATCGAACACGGTCTTTCAAAGACAACAACGCTGGAAGTTCAAAAACAGGCCGCGGTCAGCCGAGGCGCATTGCTCCACCATTTTCCGACCCACGCTGACTTGTTGTCGAAGACCGTCAATGAGTTGGTCACTTTGAACGAGCAGGCGGTCTGGACCGAGGCGGCAAAACTTGAACATCTTACCGACCCGATCGCAAAACCCATTTGGATCTTGGCCAATGCCTATGCCCATCCCTCATTCGGCGCTGAGCTTGAACTTTGGGTGGCATCAAGGTCGGACCCAACACTCAGAAAAGCATTGCGCGCCGCCGAGAAGGACGCCGTCGAGGATCACGACAGGGTGCTGGCGAAACTCTTCGGCGAACTTCCGGACCAACCCGGCGGCCAAAAAGTCATCTTCTTGACCATCGAATTCGTGCGTGGGCTGGCGGTATCAACCTTGCTTCGCAACGACCCACGCTTGCGGAACCGGTTGATTGAAGACTGGATCGAAACCGTCAAAAATCTGCTGAAATCTGAGACCAAATAA
- a CDS encoding crotonase/enoyl-CoA hydratase family protein: protein MPEYSTLRIDPLDDEPRIARLLLNRPERFNAITDNTPREIRAAVEWAEDSKDIHAIIVEGAGKGFCGGYDLTFYAENDADHPCQQESNPWDPMVDYAVMKRNTEDFMALWRSRKPTIAKVHGAAVAGGSDIALCCDLLVMADDARIGYMPTRVWGCPTTAMWTYRLGPARAKQLMFTGDMITGKTAADWGLANMSCPAEDLDETTLQLAKRISGVPASHLAMHKLVVNQIMLTMGLEQAQMSATVFDGITRHNPEGMWFRRYAQTEGFKAAIEWRDSGRPIPEGDEARDLIREMESRSDPN, encoded by the coding sequence ATGCCGGAATACTCAACGCTTCGGATTGACCCTTTGGACGACGAACCGCGCATTGCCCGGTTGCTGTTGAACCGGCCGGAGCGCTTCAATGCAATCACCGACAACACGCCCCGTGAAATCCGTGCGGCCGTTGAATGGGCCGAAGACAGCAAAGATATTCACGCCATCATCGTTGAAGGCGCAGGAAAGGGGTTTTGCGGCGGCTATGACCTAACGTTTTATGCCGAAAATGACGCAGATCATCCTTGTCAGCAGGAAAGCAACCCTTGGGACCCGATGGTCGACTACGCTGTCATGAAACGCAACACTGAGGACTTCATGGCCTTGTGGCGGTCCCGGAAACCAACAATCGCAAAGGTTCACGGTGCTGCCGTTGCCGGGGGAAGCGACATTGCCCTGTGTTGTGACTTGCTGGTTATGGCCGACGATGCCCGTATCGGATATATGCCGACCCGGGTTTGGGGCTGCCCCACGACAGCCATGTGGACTTACCGGCTGGGCCCGGCCCGGGCCAAACAACTGATGTTCACTGGCGATATGATAACGGGCAAAACCGCCGCCGATTGGGGTTTGGCGAATATGTCATGTCCGGCAGAAGATCTCGACGAGACAACGTTGCAACTCGCCAAGCGTATTTCTGGAGTACCGGCAAGTCACCTCGCCATGCACAAGCTGGTCGTCAATCAGATTATGCTGACCATGGGCCTGGAACAGGCGCAAATGTCTGCTACCGTCTTTGACGGGATCACCCGGCACAATCCGGAAGGCATGTGGTTCCGCCGGTACGCCCAGACTGAGGGTTTCAAAGCGGCGATTGAATGGCGTGACAGTGGCCGCCCAATCCCGGAAGGCGATGAAGCCCGGGATCTGATCCGCGAAATGGAAAGCAGATCAGATCCCAACTAG
- a CDS encoding NAD-dependent succinate-semialdehyde dehydrogenase — translation MSDYKTYLCEDNLIGGVWTGADDGARIAVTNPATGDVIGHIPKCGRVETDRAIAAAAKAFDSFGRSDLSQRVKLLQDLHDALMDNQEALAQLLTAEQGKPLFESRGEIAIGAAYIRWFAEEIRRAKGEIVPAPGSDRRLFVTRHPVGVVAAITPWNFPSSMLARKLGPALAAGCTVVAKPATNTPYSGLAWGKLAEEVGYPAGVLNIVTGGARDIGGAIMDSPLVRKVTFTGSTEVGRTLIRQSADTVKKVSMELGGNAPFIVFDDADIDAAIEGAMIAKYRNMGQTCVCTNRFYVQAGVHDAFVEKLRAATADLKVGEGIEPGTMQGPLIDDAAVAKVEDLIADAVGKGGQVVEGGGRHALGGTYFQPTVITGATADMAFATEEIFGPLSAVFKFETEEEAISAANATEFGLAAYAYTKDLARIFRLNEGLQYGLIGINAGLITTVEAPFGGLKQSGMGKEGGTQGLDDYLESKYMCVAGL, via the coding sequence ATGAGCGACTACAAGACTTACCTCTGCGAAGACAACCTGATTGGTGGCGTCTGGACCGGTGCAGATGACGGCGCCAGGATCGCGGTGACCAATCCAGCAACCGGCGATGTCATCGGACATATCCCCAAATGCGGCCGGGTCGAAACGGACCGTGCTATCGCGGCGGCTGCGAAAGCCTTCGACAGCTTTGGGCGGAGCGATCTGAGCCAACGGGTGAAGCTGCTGCAAGATCTGCACGATGCACTGATGGACAATCAGGAAGCGCTCGCCCAATTGCTGACCGCTGAGCAAGGGAAACCTTTGTTTGAATCTCGCGGAGAGATCGCCATTGGCGCAGCATATATCCGCTGGTTCGCAGAGGAAATTCGGCGCGCCAAAGGGGAAATCGTGCCGGCGCCTGGCAGTGACCGCAGGCTGTTTGTCACCCGCCACCCTGTCGGTGTTGTTGCGGCAATCACACCGTGGAACTTCCCGTCGTCCATGTTGGCACGCAAGCTCGGGCCAGCTTTGGCTGCGGGCTGCACGGTTGTTGCCAAGCCCGCGACGAACACACCGTATTCGGGTCTTGCCTGGGGTAAGCTTGCCGAAGAGGTTGGCTATCCGGCCGGTGTTTTGAATATCGTAACAGGTGGAGCAAGGGATATTGGCGGGGCGATAATGGACAGCCCGCTGGTGCGCAAAGTGACCTTTACCGGATCAACCGAGGTGGGGCGGACACTCATCCGGCAATCCGCCGACACCGTCAAAAAAGTATCCATGGAGCTTGGCGGCAATGCACCGTTTATCGTGTTCGACGATGCGGACATTGATGCGGCCATCGAAGGTGCCATGATCGCCAAGTACCGCAACATGGGACAGACCTGCGTTTGCACCAACCGGTTCTACGTTCAAGCCGGTGTTCATGACGCGTTTGTCGAAAAATTGCGAGCCGCAACCGCGGATCTCAAAGTCGGTGAGGGAATAGAACCGGGGACCATGCAAGGGCCGTTGATCGATGACGCCGCGGTCGCCAAGGTGGAAGACCTGATTGCGGATGCTGTTGGCAAAGGCGGGCAGGTGGTTGAAGGCGGTGGGCGCCATGCGCTTGGCGGCACATATTTTCAGCCAACCGTCATCACCGGAGCAACAGCCGATATGGCTTTTGCAACCGAAGAAATCTTTGGTCCGCTCTCGGCCGTATTTAAGTTCGAAACCGAAGAAGAGGCCATCTCGGCGGCCAACGCAACGGAGTTTGGGCTTGCTGCCTATGCCTACACCAAAGACCTGGCCCGTATCTTCCGCCTGAACGAGGGTCTGCAATACGGGCTGATCGGTATCAACGCTGGCTTGATCACCACCGTTGAAGCGCCTTTCGGCGGTTTGAAACAAAGCGGAATGGGCAAAGAGGGCGGAACTCAGGGGCTCGATGATTACCTGGAGAGCAAATACATGTGTGTCGCAGGTCTTTGA
- a CDS encoding tagatose 1,6-diphosphate aldolase, which yields MTLSPGKQWSMRRMADANGIFKMTAVDQRPPIKGPIAAHLGVETAPWEEVARFKALLVETLQDQSTAMLLDPHYAIPKAIDTLSPAKGLIVTLEDSLFTETPDGRLSSNIDDWSVEKIKRMGGDAVKVLAWYRPDAGESVCAAQQDYVKKIGEDCARYDIPFLFELLVYPLAADAHQTTDYIEMKGKKADDVLASVEEFAKPDYGVDVFKLESPVNAKDADGSAEVQAVFDEMGRLAGRPWVMLSAGAGKAEFRNVLDHAFAAGASGFLAGRAIWLEAFQAYPDWDKIRSALETDASAYLADISALADAKAAPWSSHSCYGPERAAFQPADASFRHGYAGFGE from the coding sequence ATGACGCTTTCCCCAGGCAAACAGTGGAGTATGCGCCGGATGGCCGATGCCAACGGTATTTTCAAAATGACCGCTGTCGATCAGCGTCCACCGATCAAGGGCCCGATTGCGGCACATTTGGGCGTCGAAACCGCGCCGTGGGAGGAGGTCGCCCGGTTCAAGGCGCTGCTGGTTGAAACCCTGCAAGACCAGTCGACAGCTATGCTGCTCGATCCGCATTACGCCATTCCGAAAGCGATCGATACATTGTCTCCGGCAAAGGGGCTGATCGTCACGTTGGAAGACAGCCTGTTCACGGAAACACCGGACGGGCGGTTGAGCTCGAATATCGACGACTGGTCGGTTGAAAAAATTAAACGCATGGGCGGCGATGCGGTCAAGGTGCTGGCCTGGTATCGGCCCGATGCTGGTGAAAGTGTTTGCGCGGCGCAGCAGGATTACGTCAAAAAGATCGGTGAAGACTGTGCCCGCTATGACATTCCGTTCCTGTTTGAATTGCTTGTCTATCCGCTCGCGGCCGATGCGCATCAGACCACGGACTACATCGAAATGAAGGGCAAGAAGGCGGACGATGTTCTGGCCTCTGTCGAAGAATTCGCCAAGCCGGATTATGGTGTTGACGTTTTCAAACTGGAAAGCCCGGTCAATGCCAAGGACGCGGACGGGTCTGCGGAAGTCCAGGCTGTGTTTGATGAAATGGGCCGTCTGGCCGGACGTCCTTGGGTGATGCTGTCGGCAGGCGCAGGCAAAGCCGAATTCCGCAATGTATTGGACCATGCGTTTGCAGCTGGTGCTTCCGGGTTCCTGGCTGGCCGGGCAATCTGGCTTGAGGCGTTTCAGGCTTATCCGGATTGGGACAAAATCCGTTCGGCGCTTGAAACCGATGCCAGCGCTTATCTCGCCGACATCTCCGCTCTCGCTGATGCCAAAGCAGCTCCTTGGTCCAGCCATTCTTGTTATGGTCCGGAGCGAGCCGCATTCCAGCCGGCCGATGCAAGTTTCCGGCATGGCTATGCGGGTTTTGGAGAGTAA